One stretch of Micromonospora echinospora DNA includes these proteins:
- a CDS encoding dolichyl-phosphate-mannose--protein mannosyltransferase encodes MTSASTAQSANPDPSTAERGDGNGGGLPAAVRRRLATVDDRIGRGQAWLATAVVVAIAAILRFVGLSFPPGKVFDETYYAKDAYGLIDRGVEWNYKDNGPSYVVHPPLGKWMIGIGEWAFGYQDADSGVSVPGHLITTSPEFGWRFGAAVAGTLSVLLLVRIGRRMFRSTVLGCAAGLLLALDGFHLVLSRTAILDIFLLLFVLAAFGALVLDRDARRRRWTRALEAGLDPTRPGRAGRPPSGWRNWPWWRLAAGVLLGCACSVKWSAIYFVPAFALLVLLWEVGVRRSAGVRRPWRDAVLDELPWLLAAGVLMVVTYVATWSGWLLSDEGYYRLAERYPNNPELSDTPFIGALNNLWEYHKASYGFHTQLDDPHKYQSWPWQWLLLGRPVAFHWSGDGGCGAPSCASEVLLLGTPLLWWSFLPAIAATAWLGLARRDWRAGAILLSVAAGLLPWFWFALDGRTMFSFYAAPAVPFLVLAVVYVLGAITTPAPVTATTATAAPPDPQQLRDRRMVGGIIAGAYVLLVALCFAYFYPIFVGRVLPYAEWSARMWLDGRWI; translated from the coding sequence GTGACGAGTGCGTCGACAGCACAGAGCGCGAACCCGGATCCCTCCACCGCCGAGCGGGGCGACGGCAACGGGGGCGGCCTTCCGGCCGCCGTCCGGCGCCGGCTCGCCACCGTCGATGACCGCATCGGTCGAGGGCAGGCGTGGCTGGCCACCGCCGTGGTGGTGGCGATCGCGGCGATCCTGCGTTTCGTGGGTCTCAGCTTCCCGCCCGGCAAGGTCTTCGACGAGACCTACTACGCCAAGGACGCGTACGGGCTGATCGACCGCGGCGTCGAGTGGAACTACAAGGACAACGGCCCGTCGTACGTGGTGCATCCACCGCTGGGCAAGTGGATGATCGGGATCGGCGAGTGGGCCTTCGGCTACCAGGACGCGGACAGCGGCGTCTCGGTGCCGGGCCACCTGATCACGACGTCGCCGGAGTTCGGCTGGCGGTTCGGCGCGGCGGTGGCCGGCACGCTGTCGGTGCTGCTGCTGGTCCGCATCGGCCGGCGGATGTTCCGCTCCACGGTGCTCGGCTGCGCGGCGGGTCTGCTGCTCGCGCTCGACGGGTTCCACCTGGTGCTGTCCCGCACGGCCATCCTCGACATCTTCCTGCTGCTGTTCGTGCTGGCCGCGTTCGGCGCGCTGGTGCTCGACCGGGACGCCCGGCGGCGGCGCTGGACGCGGGCCCTGGAGGCCGGGCTCGACCCGACCAGGCCGGGCCGGGCCGGGCGGCCTCCGTCCGGGTGGCGGAACTGGCCGTGGTGGCGGCTGGCGGCCGGGGTGCTGCTCGGTTGCGCCTGCTCGGTCAAGTGGAGCGCGATCTACTTCGTGCCGGCGTTCGCGCTGCTGGTGCTGCTCTGGGAGGTGGGCGTCCGCCGTTCGGCCGGGGTCCGCCGCCCGTGGCGTGACGCGGTGCTGGACGAGCTGCCCTGGCTGCTCGCGGCCGGCGTGCTGATGGTGGTCACCTACGTCGCGACCTGGTCGGGCTGGCTGCTCAGCGACGAGGGTTACTACCGCCTGGCCGAGCGCTACCCGAACAACCCGGAGCTGAGCGACACCCCGTTCATCGGGGCGCTGAACAACCTGTGGGAATACCACAAGGCTTCGTACGGGTTCCACACCCAGCTCGACGACCCGCACAAGTACCAGTCCTGGCCGTGGCAGTGGCTGCTGCTCGGCCGCCCGGTGGCGTTCCACTGGTCCGGGGACGGCGGTTGCGGCGCGCCGAGCTGCGCCTCGGAGGTGCTGCTGCTGGGCACCCCGCTGCTGTGGTGGTCGTTCCTGCCGGCGATCGCCGCGACCGCCTGGCTCGGCCTGGCCCGGCGGGACTGGCGGGCGGGCGCGATCCTGCTCAGCGTCGCCGCCGGCCTGCTGCCCTGGTTCTGGTTCGCCCTCGACGGCCGGACGATGTTCTCCTTCTACGCCGCGCCGGCGGTGCCGTTCCTGGTGCTCGCGGTGGTCTATGTGCTCGGGGCGATCACCACCCCGGCGCCGGTGACCGCGACGACCGCCACGGCCGCGCCGCCCGACCCGCAACAGCTACGGGATCGGCGGATGGTGGGCGGGATCATCGCGGGCGCCTACGTGTTGCTGGTGGCGCTCTGTTTCGCGTACTTCTACCCGATCTTCGTGGGCCGGGTGCTGCCGTACGCGGAGTGGTCGGCGCGCATGTGGCTGGACGGCCGCTGGATCTGA
- a CDS encoding VWA domain-containing protein: protein MINKRRSTIVLFGLLAAAALIGPSPAGADDETTEPVAEPPKVELVLDVSGSMRARDIDGRSRISVAQQAFNEVVDALPDETQLGIRVLGATYQGKDKKQGCLDTQQIVPVGPVDRTQAKAAVAGLRPTGFTPVGLALRSAAQDLGTGSTARRIVLITDGEDTCAPPDPCEVARELAAQGTRLVVDTLGLAPDEKVRRQLLCIAGATGGTYTAAQSADELTGRIKQLVDRARDTYTATPAVVGGGAACQGAPLLAPGVYSDREAFSEHRWYRVPVRPGQELRASVSVALDRPVNPDYGVLLRATAPDGRELVRGVDAGSGRTDVISAGLRWSAAEEEDDDGPSPEPSPGAEQAVRTVCLVVSNSFAARPGTQAQPGMPVELTVDVVAASPAPDGPDLGRGWVLLLLLTLAGLLTGLVAGLLTRWWVHTWRVN, encoded by the coding sequence GTGATCAACAAGAGACGATCGACGATTGTCCTCTTCGGACTCCTGGCGGCCGCCGCGCTGATCGGGCCGAGCCCTGCCGGGGCCGACGACGAGACCACCGAGCCGGTCGCCGAGCCGCCCAAGGTCGAGCTGGTCCTCGACGTCAGTGGCTCGATGCGGGCCCGGGACATCGACGGGCGCAGCCGGATCTCCGTCGCGCAGCAGGCGTTCAACGAGGTGGTCGACGCCCTGCCGGACGAGACACAGCTCGGCATCCGGGTGCTCGGCGCCACCTACCAGGGCAAGGACAAGAAGCAGGGCTGCCTGGACACCCAGCAGATCGTGCCGGTCGGCCCGGTGGACCGTACCCAGGCCAAGGCCGCCGTCGCCGGGCTACGCCCGACCGGTTTCACACCGGTCGGGCTGGCGCTGCGCTCCGCCGCGCAGGACCTGGGCACCGGCAGCACCGCCCGCCGGATCGTGCTGATCACCGACGGCGAGGACACCTGCGCCCCGCCCGACCCGTGCGAGGTGGCGCGCGAACTGGCCGCCCAGGGCACCCGGCTCGTCGTCGACACGCTCGGTCTCGCCCCGGACGAGAAGGTACGCCGGCAGCTGCTCTGCATCGCCGGCGCGACAGGGGGCACCTACACGGCGGCGCAGAGCGCCGACGAGCTGACCGGCCGGATCAAGCAGCTTGTCGACCGGGCCCGGGACACGTACACGGCCACCCCGGCGGTGGTCGGTGGCGGCGCGGCGTGCCAGGGCGCGCCGCTGCTCGCCCCGGGCGTCTACAGCGACCGGGAGGCGTTCTCCGAGCACCGCTGGTACCGGGTGCCGGTGCGGCCCGGGCAGGAACTGCGCGCCTCGGTGAGCGTCGCGCTGGACCGGCCGGTCAACCCGGACTACGGCGTGCTGCTGCGCGCCACCGCGCCGGACGGGCGGGAACTGGTCCGGGGCGTCGACGCCGGAAGCGGGCGCACCGACGTGATCTCCGCCGGCCTGCGCTGGTCGGCCGCCGAAGAGGAGGACGACGACGGCCCGAGCCCGGAGCCGAGCCCCGGCGCGGAGCAGGCAGTACGAACCGTCTGCCTGGTGGTCAGCAACTCGTTCGCGGCCCGGCCCGGTACGCAGGCCCAGCCGGGCATGCCGGTGGAGCTGACAGTCGACGTGGTGGCCGCCTCCCCCGCCCCGGACGGGCCGGACCTCGGCCGCGGCTGGGTGCTGCTGCTCCTGCTCACGCTTGCCGGACTGCTCACCGGGCTGGTCGCCGGACTGCTCACCCGCTGGTGGGTGCACACGTGGAGGGTGAACTGA